The Buteo buteo chromosome 23, bButBut1.hap1.1, whole genome shotgun sequence genome includes a window with the following:
- the CCDC187 gene encoding coiled-coil domain-containing protein 187 encodes MQLAGSLPAEHRELLHDHEMSNLLSPPVNLPCEEICAGDDSGESSEQASSDSQWSEVGRHYGGSSTFCCFSLAMAEQCLRGEELRARHQAALLKLRKKALREKARAELAWLGHQKRCLENLRDCKGASAMATKQRKILTELKQEQAEIQHLQNIYRAAHQERKLLLKQQREILMMRHSTAQIQEKLHNLAGKQEVIKSQSVDVSLTRSPATEEAIKLKTVRLISSPKLYSSSAESTAHPERPDLSGNRDSCVQLKNKQSKKYEGFSTENKKTPVQYQKQAEESPSLEQSLAVQGPDVSEMVAEKMCGATSQTTGWVFMIKDCRNTELNAQDHVLLPLEHANSARTDEPIPTPITREGRKCAFLESVLEEKALISNPKIDPKDNEDINPCDSKFTVKGLEMLSTLCNLCLVQAENTLQGTGKSYLMLLCPICFNHFNQTLIQTERETIFSFIT; translated from the exons ATGCAGCTGGCAG GATCCCTGCCAGCAGAGCACAGGGAGCTGCTGCACGACCATGAAATGTCGAATCTGTTGTCACCTCCGGTGAATCTGCCCTGTGAGGAGATCTGTGCAGGGGACGACTCTGGAGAGAGCAGTGAACAGGCCAGCTCCGACAGCCAG TGGAGCGAAGTCGGCCGGCACTATGGAGGTTCCAGcactttctgctgtttcagctTGGCCATGGCGGAGCAATGTCTGAGGGGAGAAGAGCTGCGAGCTCGACACCAGGCCGCCCTCCTCAAGCTCCGCAAAAAAGCTCTCCGGGAGAAAGCCAGGGCTGAACTGGCCTGGCTGGGCCACCAGAAACG CTGCCTGGAAAACCTGCGAGATTGTAAGGGAGCCTCTGCCATGGCCACAAAGCAGCGCAAAATCCTAACGGAGCTGAAACAGGAGCAG GCAGAAATCCAACACCTGCAAAATATCTACAGGGCAGCCCATCAagaaagaaagcttttattaaagcagcaaagagaaatctTAATGATGCGGCATTCTACAGCACAAATCCAGGAAAAGCTGCATAATTTGGCTGGGAAGCAAGAGGTTATTAAGTCACAGTCAGTAGATGTCTCG cttACAAGGAGCCCAGCAACTGAAGAAGCAATAAAGCTGAAGACGGTGAGACTCATTTCTAGCCCAAAGTTATATTCCTCTTCAGCAGAGTCTACAGCCCACCCAGAAAGGCCTGATCTGTCAGGGAATAGAGACAGTTGTGTCCAGCTAAagaacaaacaaagcaagaaatatGAGGG CTTTTCTACTGAGAACAAGAAAACACCAGTACAGTACCAGAAACAGGCAGAGGAGTCCCCAAGTTTGGAGCAGTCCCTTGCTGTGCAAGGTCCTGATGTGTCTGAGATGGTGGCCGAGAAAATGTGTGGTGCTACTAGTCAAACCACAGGCTGGGTCTTTATGATTAAAGATTGCAGAAACACAG AGCTTAATGCTCAGGATCATGTTTTATTACCTCTGGAACATGCAAATTCAGCTAGAACGGATGAACCTATACCCACACCCATTACAAGAGAAGGCAGAAAGTGTGCATTTCTG GAATCTGTTCTGGAGGAAAAGGCACTTATTTCAAACCCAAAGATAGATCCTAAAGACAATGAAGATATTAATCCATGCGACAGCAAGTTCACAGTAAAAGGCTTGGAGATGCTTTCTACTTTGTGTAACTTATGCCTGGTTCAGGCAGAAAATACTCTTCAAGGAACTGGTAAATCATATTTAATGCTATTATGTCCAATCTGTTTCAACCACTTCAATCAAACTTTAATCcagacagaaagagagacaATCTTCTCATTTATTACCTAA
- the LOC142043501 gene encoding uncharacterized protein LOC142043501: MPLSEVKEVEVPVPYELHQVDGSQCLKHMDRISYEAFDEELNFKAFSEGLASTESSSKSNKFSLRCESVKSDSSLPEFQKVSAFWIDILESSISDSELELKNGEDTDVNIPEEFVYDNGDAFPNVSKENLIAISNGKETLPSDKRDEHEVPKDDSTETSSHSQKYPGDVSDHGCTDNLLVFIPSDKANAFKTKSADSSQSDNPAKGMDKSHLDGSENHSRNKTCSQEITKQGKDAVASSSCRNDIYSPKIYEQQKPSSTASRAKKDGGINSLFVDQNRDLMGFPLTCSLKYLDLATDQLGNAASFPPDKDTTNNKLLACLTSRNFSVSGGKKNHAQFLNKRLASNKLSEIVSLSTSMPGISEEVHTETNSFEPLQRVATGNQNNSTTERQAIKEARRALFSSVSSKKQLFQAENCSSKGEDDTIFISDEGLPPTDEDTLSEILSPVDEVLSYGSADLPSSNKKDLSFPSEDLPPPPLGADAMKNDDSTFSMDDFPSPPEQMTVSETRQCMDEDVSLKMDALPPLPDNSVPEEFPLLNQETTDAVSTEDGSVSEQPLVKDISSAKEGLLEYQQGEHETPLQHLEFLPMSNPISSGQASKSPDFTMKQCKPYLTLPKAEQDSDDPLLSFEIGDRVLVKQTQPGTLMFKGRTYFDSGHWAGVALDKAEGDNAGTYKGVKYFECAQQCGIFVRPDEISHLLGTNENDSNYTGDEDSDSYDDESFKGDCKYSEDKQGGGLTKQKSEDKNSAGGSEVKENQSRLHRALLSGKGQKLPHSDRCKCNEFLCQNNLTCLGSDEEKPGLTQIKQRILADVLPMKSQTGNTDEVNTSRNICCVVEDQKRNKLADDIASELGKKLLFDTLIAFSEAAQHKYKSAFEKDVMNNGKGLIQEDNQKLFLLKENSVAILSEQSAKVSDVLLCDFDRLSIHGCHTVAERIVTKFVDDAVKEYKKIKRKHGSKADKIFHSSSETSPTTLPFLIEILDAGVFGSSEDFDQPNSDQHMLVGQTQKQYLYKSDQWHSAPWKKSIEVSLVIPHNSSYVKKLSAYAVEELWTPENMYSNFRRINVPKHFECNNLPGNDLETESKRMYNQVIFDLTRELLRAEYQVTANPNIFPWMKESLGSCCSRHLCRRTDVSEVKMFVQGEIIKIMNLEKNDLEMKRKFLNMTKYGNCKRDRVDLMLIQELRKEESRWTNYDDDELTVKMKMTEDIFDSLILDTIRVLNRIYLRKACD; the protein is encoded by the exons ATGCCTTTGTCAGAAG TTAAAGAAGTGGAAGTGCCTGTCCCTTATGAGCTCCATCAGGTGGATGGTAGTCAGTGTTTGAAGCATATGGACCGTATTTCTTATGAAGCTTTTGATGAAGAActaaattttaaagcattttccgAAGGATTAGCTTCCACTGAATCATCGTCCAAGTCAAACAAATTCTCTCTGAGATGTGAAAGTGTCAAATCAGACTCTTCACTCccagaatttcagaaagtgTCTGCATTTTGGATTGACATCTTGGAAAGCTCCATTTCAGACTCTGAATTAGAGTTGAAAAATGGAGAGGACACAGATGTCAATATCCCAGAAGAGTTTGTCTATGACAATGGTGATGCATTTCCTAATGTTTCAAAAGAGAATCTAATAGCAATAAGTAATGGAAAGGAAACATTACCTAGTGACAAACGCGATGAACATGAAGTGCCCAAAGATGACAGCACTGAGACTTCATCACACTCCCAGAAATACCCTGGAGATGTTTCAGATCATGGCTGCACTGAtaatttgcttgttttcattccATCAGACAAAGCAAATGCATTCAAAACAAAGTCAGCAGATTCCTCCCAATCTGATAACCCTGCCAAGGGAATGGATAAGTCACATCTGGATGGCTCAGAAAACCACAGTAGAAACAAAACCTGTTCTCAGGAGATCACAAAACAGGGTAAAGATGCAGTTGCCAGTTCTTCATGCAGGAATGATATTTACTCACCTAAGATCTATGAACAGCAGAAACCTAGTTCTACAGCTAGCAGAGCGAAAAAGGATGGTGGAATTAACAGTTTATTTGTGGATCAAAATAGAGACCTAATGGGGTTTCCGCTGACATGTTCTTTGAAATATCTAGATTTGGCTACTGACCAACTTGGGAACGCTGCCTCTTTTCCACCTGACAAAGATACTACAAATAACAAACTATTAGCATGCCTAACTTCAAGAAACTTCTCAGTTTCAGGAGGCAAAAAGAATCATGCACAGTTTTTGAACAAGAGACTTGCATCCAACAAACTCAGTGAGATCGTATCTCTGTCCACATCCATGCCAGGAATTTCTGAGGAAGTCCATACAGAAACCAATTCATTTGAGCCTTTGCAAAGGGTGGCCACAGGAAATCAAAATAACTCAACAACTGAAAGGCAAGCCATAAAGGAAGCAAGGAGggcactgttttcttctgtctcctcaAAAAAGCAATTGTTTCAAGCTGAGAACTGCTCTTCCAAAGGTGAAGATGATACAATTTTTATTAGTGATGAGGGTCTCCCTCCAACTGATGAGGATACCTTGTCAGAAATACTGTCTCCTGTTGATGAAGTATTGTCCTATGGAAGTGCTGACTTGCCATCCTCTAATAAAAAGGATTTGTCATTTCCAAGTGAAgatcttcctcctccccctttaGGTGCAGATGCAATGAAAAATGATGATTCTACGTTCAGTATGGATGATTTCCCATCTCCACCAGAACAAATGACAGTCTCAGAGACTAGACAGTGTATGGATGAAGATGTATCACTGAAAATGGATGCATTACCCCCATTACCTGATAACTCTGTGCCTGAAGAATTTCCCCTGCTCAATCAAGAGACAACTGATGCTGTTTCAACTGAGGATGGTAGTGTCTCAGAACAACCTTTAGTTAAAGATATTTCCAGTGCAAAGGAGGGCTTATTAGAATACCAACAAGGAGAACATGAGACACCTTTGCAGCATTTGGAGTTTCTGCCTATGTCAAATCCTATTTCTTCTGGTCAGGCCAGTAAAAGTCCTGACTTCACAATGAAACAATGCAAACCATACTTAACACTGCCCAAAGCTGAGCAGGACAGCGATGACCCATTATTATCATTTGAAATTGGGGACAGAGTGTTAGTAAAACAGACCCAACCTGGAACCCTAATGTTCAAAGGACGGACTTATTTTGATAGTGGCCATTGGGCTGGTGTTGCACTTGACAAAGCTGAAGGTGATAATGCTGGAACTTACAAAGGGGTGAAGTATTTTGAGTGTGCTCAGCAGTGTGGTATCTTTGTCAGACCTGATGAGATTTCACACCTGTTGGGGACTAATGAAAATGATTCCAATTACACTGGGGATGAAGACTCTGACTCCTATGATGATGAATCCTTCAAAGGAGACTGCAAATACTCTGAAGATAAGCAGGGGGGAGGGCTTACAAAGCAGAAATCAGAAGACAAAAACAGTGCAGGAGGatcagaagtgaaagaaaaccaaTCTAGGTTACACAGGGCCTTGCTGTCTGGAAAAGGGCAAAAGCTTCCGCATTCTGACCGGTGTAAGTGTAATGAATTCCTCTGTCAAAATAACTTAACATGCTTGGGatcagatgaagaaaaaccaGGACtgacacaaataaaacaaaggatACTTGCAGATGTGCTTCCAATGAAAAGTCAGACTGGTAACACAGATGAGGTAAACacaagcagaaatatttgttgTGTGGTAGAggatcagaaaagaaataaacttgCTGATGATATTGCAAGTGAACTCGGTAAAAAACTTCTGTTTGATActttaattgcattttctgaagcagctcAACACAAATATAAAAGTGCCTTTGAAAAAGACGTGATGAATAATGGCAAAGGCCTAATACAAGAAGACAATCAGAAACTGTTTCTActcaaagaaaattcagttgCTATCTTATCTGAACAATCAGCAAAGGTTTCTGATGTTTTACTGTGTGATTTTGATAGGCTTAGCATTCATGGTTGTCACACAGTAGCAGAAAGAATTGTAACTAAATTTGTAGATGATGCAGTTAAAGAATataagaagataaaaagaaaacatggatCAAAAGCAGACAAGATATTTCATTCATCTTCGGAGACTTCTCCAACCACTTTGCCA TTCCTTATAGAAATCCTTGATGCTGGTGTTTTTGGAAGCTCTGAGGACTTTGATCAGCCTAATTCTGACCAGCATATGCTGGTGGGACAAACACAAAAGCAATACTTGTACAAATCAGATCAGTGGCACTCAGCTCCTTGGAAGAAAAGTATAGAAGTTTCTCTTGTGATACCACATAACAGTTCATACGTTAAGAAATTGTCTGCATATGCTGTAGAAGAATTATGGACCCCAGAAAACATGTATTCAAATTTCAGGAGAATCAATGTGCCAAAGCACTTTGAATGTAACAATCTCCCAGGGAACGATTtggaaacagaaagcaagaggaTGTATAATCAG GTTATATTTGATTTGACCCGTGAGTTGCTACGTGCAGAATATCAAGTGACTGCAAATCCAAATATATTTCCATGGATGAAAGAAAGTTTGGGATCTTGCTGTTCCAGGCATCTTTGCAGGAGAACAGATGTCAGTGAGGTCAAG ATGTTTGTTCAGggtgaaattattaaaataatgaaccTGGAAAAGAATGActtagaaatgaaaaggaaattccTTAATATGACCAAGTATGGAAACTGTAAGAGAGACAGAGTGGACCTTATGCTG ATTCAGGAGCTCCGCAAAGAAGAATCTCGGTGGACTAACTATGATGATGATGAATTAACTGTGAAGATGAAAATGACTGAAGACATATTTGATAGCTTGATCCTTGATACAATCAGAGTTCTTAATAGGATTTATCTGAGAAAAGCCTGTGATTAA